A stretch of DNA from Candidatus Methylomirabilota bacterium:
ATGGACAAGTACGGCACCACCGAGGAGCAGATGGCCCACGTGGCCGTGAAGAACCACCGACACGGCACGCTCAACCCGAAGGCGCAGTTCCGCAAGGAGATCACGCTCGACACGGTGCTCAAGAGCGCCTACGTGGCCGACCCGTTGAAGCTCTTCGACTGCTGCCCTTTCACCGACGGCGGCGCCGCCATCGTGCTGGCCTCCGAGGAGGTCGCCCGCCGGCACCGGCGCCCGATCTGGGTGCTGGGCAGCCAGGCGGCGACCGACACCATGTTCGTGCACGAGAAGCGCGACCTGTCGCGCGTCACCGCCACCGAGCGGGCCGCGCAGGGCGCGTACCGGCAGGCCGGCAAGACGCCCGCGGACGTCAACGTGGTGGAGCTGCACGACTGCTTCACGATCGCCGAGATCGTGGCCACCGAGGGCCTCGGCTTCTTCGAGCCGGGCACCGGCGGGCTCGCCGCCGAGAAGGGCTGGACCAGCCTCGGAGGCCGGCTGCCCGTGAACCCGTCCGGCGGGCTCAAGGCCAAGGGCCACCCGATCGGGGCCACCGGCGCGGCGCAGATCGCCGAGATCGTCACCCAGCTTCGCGGGGAAGCGGGCCCGCGGCAGGTCGAGGGCGCCTCCACCGGCCTCACCCACACCCTGGGCGGCAACACCGCGACCGTGGTCGTGAGCCTGTTCGGCCGTGACTGAGCGCGTGATCAACCTGAAGGGCTTTTTCGAAGAGGCGCGCGCGGGTCGTCTCACCGGCATCCGCTGCGGCCGCTGCGGTGCGCTGGCGATCCCTCCCAAGGAGTTCTGCGAGCAGTGCCAGCAGCGCGACTGGACGCCGGTGCCCCTGGCCGGCACCGGAACGATCGTCTCCCACACCGTGATTCGCGTGGCTCCGCGAGGGCGCGCCGCCGAGGTCCCCTACGCGGTCGCGGTGGTTCGGCTCGACGAGGGCGTGTCCCTGCTGGGGCGCGTGGTGGACATTCCCTTCGAGACGCTCAAGGGCGGGCTCCCCGTCCGC
This window harbors:
- a CDS encoding thiolase domain-containing protein, with protein sequence MRRVAVIGVGVTKFGKHDRTSAELFAEAAADAIIDADIAPGAIQALYFGNVTGGETERQLHMAPLAATLLGLPSIPTTRFENACATSHVAFRHAVMEIASGVSDVILVGGAERVLNVPTEHATEFFAYCSDASLEQPAGLTFPGVFALIARAHMDKYGTTEEQMAHVAVKNHRHGTLNPKAQFRKEITLDTVLKSAYVADPLKLFDCCPFTDGGAAIVLASEEVARRHRRPIWVLGSQAATDTMFVHEKRDLSRVTATERAAQGAYRQAGKTPADVNVVELHDCFTIAEIVATEGLGFFEPGTGGLAAEKGWTSLGGRLPVNPSGGLKAKGHPIGATGAAQIAEIVTQLRGEAGPRQVEGASTGLTHTLGGNTATVVVSLFGRD
- a CDS encoding Zn-ribbon domain-containing OB-fold protein, with translation MTERVINLKGFFEEARAGRLTGIRCGRCGALAIPPKEFCEQCQQRDWTPVPLAGTGTIVSHTVIRVAPRGRAAEVPYAVAVVRLDEGVSLLGRVVDIPFETLKGGLPVRFRPLELEHQTLIGFGPA